A genomic region of Macaca mulatta isolate MMU2019108-1 chromosome 5, T2T-MMU8v2.0, whole genome shotgun sequence contains the following coding sequences:
- the PSAPL1 gene encoding proactivator polypeptide-like 1 produces the protein MLCALLLLPSLLGATRASPTSGPQECAKGSMVWCQDLQAAARCGAVGYCQGAVWNKLPVKSLPCDVCQDIAAAAGNRLNPDATESDILALVMKTCEWLPSQESSAGCKWMVDAHSSAILSMLHGDPDSAPAQVCTALSLCEPLQRHLATLGPLSKGDTSEAVAPFMANGPLRFHPPQVPEGALCRHCVRQVYRLQEAVRSNLTLADLNIQEQCESLGPGLAVLCKNYLRQFFVPAEQALSLLPAQELCGKGGFCEELGAPAHLTQVVAMDGVPSLELGLPRKQSEMQMKAGVTCEVCMSVVQKLDHWLMSNSSELMITHALERVCSVMPASIRKECIILVDTYSPSLVQLVAKITPEKVCRFIRLCGNRRRSRALPDAYAVVPSPEWDAENQGSFCNGCKRLLTVSSHNLESKSTKRDILMAFKGACSILPLPYMIQCKHFVTQYEPVLIESLKDMVDPVAVCKKVGACHGPRTPLLGTDQCALGPSFWCRSQEAAKLCNTVQHCQKHVWKETPLHTGEHA, from the coding sequence ATGCTGTGTGCCCTGCTCCTCCTTCCCAGCCTCCTGGGGGCCACCAGGGCCAGCCCCACCTCAGGCCCCCAGGAGTGTGCAAAGGGCTCCATGGTGTGGTGCCAGGATCTGCAGGCAGCTGCCAGGTGCGGGGCCGTGGGGTACTGCCAAGGGGCCGTATGGAACAAACTCCCCGTGAAGTCTCTGCCCTGTGACGTATGCCAGGACATAGCAGCTGCCGCTGGCAACCGGCTGAACCCTGACGCCACGGAGTCTGACATCCTGGCTTTGGTGATGAAGACCTGTGAGTGGCTCCCCAGCCAGGAGTCTTCAGCCGGATGCAAGTGGATGGTGGATGCCCACAGTTCAGCCATCCTGAGCATGCTCCACGGGGACCCGGACAGCGCCCCGGCACAGGTGTGCACAGCGCTCAGCCTCTGTGAGCCGCTGCAGAGGCACCTGGCCACCCTGGGGCCACTTTCCAAAGGGGACACCTCTGAGGCTGTGGCTCCATTCATGGCCAATGGACCCCTTAGGTTCCACCCTCCCCAGGTGCCTGAAGGAGCTCTGTGCCGACACTGTGTGCGGCAGGTCTACCGACTCCAGGAGGCTGTCCGGTCCAACTTGACCTTGGCAGACTTGAACATCCAGGAGCAGTGTGAGTCCTTGGGGCCTGGCCTGGCTGTCCTCTGCAAGAACTACCTCCGTCAGTTTTTCGTCCCTGCTGAGCAAGCACTGAGCCTTCTCCCCGCGCAGGAGCTCTGCGGGAAGGGGGGATTCTGTGAGGAGCTAGGGGCACCTGCCCACTTGACTCAAGTAGTGGCCATGGACGGGGTCCCCTCCCTGGAGCTGGGGTTGCCAAGGAAACAGAGCGAGATGCAGATGAAGGCCGGCGTGACCTGTGAGGTGTGCATGAGCGTGGTGCAGAAGCTGGACCACTGGCTCATGTCCAACAGCTCTGAGCTCATGATCACCCACGCCCTGGAGCGCGTGTGCTCGGTAATGCCCGCCTCTATCAGGAAGGAGTGCATCATCTTGGTGGACACCTACAGCCCCTCCTTGGTGCAGCTTGTGGCCAAAATCACCCCAGAGAAGGTGTGCAGGTTCATCCGTCTGTGTGGCAACCGGAGGCGGTCCCGAGCGCTCCCTGACGCCTATGCCGTCGTGCCGTCCCCAGAGTGGGACGCGGAGAACCAGGGCAGTTTCTGCAATGGGTGCAAGAGGCTGCTCACGGTGTCCTCCCACAACCTGGAGAGCAAGAGCACCAAGCGAGACATCCTGATGGCCTTCAAGGGTGCCTGCAGCATCCTGCCGCTACCCTACATGATCCAGTGCAAGCACTTCGTCACCCAGTATGAGCCTGTGCTCATCGAGAGTCTCAAGGACATGGTGGACCCTGTGGCTGTGTGCAAGAAGGTGGGGGCCTGCCACGGCCCCAGGACCCCACTGCTGGGCACTGACCAGTGTGCCCTGGGCCCAAGCTTCTGGTGCAGGAGCCAGGAGGCCGCCAAGCTGTGCAACACTGTGCAACACTGCCAGAAGCACGTATGGAAAGAGACGCCCCTCCACACCGGGGAACACGCATGA